The window AGCTGGTCCTCGCTCAGCTCCACCACGCGTCCTTCGTCGATGGGCTCGGGGAGCTGGAAGCGTCCACGGTCGAGGCGCTTGTAGAAGATGCAAAGGCCCGTGCCGTCCGCGAAAATCGCCTTGAGGGCGGTGCGCCGACGGTTGAAGAAGATGAAGAGTCCACCGGTGCGCGGCGAGCGGCCGACGCGTTCCTGCACCTCGCCTGCAAGGGTGTCGAAGCTCTTGTGCAGGCTCACCGGGTCGAGCGCGACGAACACCTCGATATCGGCCGGGATCATCGCACCACCTCCGGGCGCTCGAGCACCGCGAGCACGCGCGACAGCGTCTCCTCGTCAAACCCGCGCTCCACCTCCACGCGCACCGCCCCAACCGACAGCCGCACCCCGGTGCCGCGCGTCACGGACGTGGCCGTCACCGTCGGCCGCGTCGGACGCACCAGAGCCATCCGAATCTCCGCGCCTGACTTCGCGATCTTTCGCGCCGCCTTCTTCTCGTCCTGCATCCGCGCCGACCACGACCAGAGCCTGTTCACGTTCAGGCCGTGCGCCGCGCAGTACGCACGCGCCGTGTCTCCGCTCGCTCGCCACGCACGCACGTGATCGGGCCATTCACCCTGGAGTCTCTTCATCCCCCGAGCGTGGGGCTCGCTCCGCATCTCGTGAAGAGCGGGTCCATGCAGCGGTTACACGCACGAGCCAGCGGAGCGCCGCGGGCAGCGTGACCGCGTCTTCGGCGTCGCCAGGGCGGAGCTCCTCGACGGCCTCCTCCCAAGTGCGAGCCCCCTCGGCCACCGCAGCAGCCTCCTCGATGTCGTCGAGGGTCCCGGTCACGCGGCAGGCCAGGAAGCTTGGCAGAAGGCTGATCGTGCCTCCGCGCGTCGCGCAGAGAAAGCGCGGGACCCGCATACCCGGAGGGCTCACCCGCCCATAGCTCCCGTGCCCGACCACGTTGCAGCCCGCCCCTGGGTGCAGGGGGCACTCCACCAAAACTGCGTGCTCCCAAGCGCGACCTGCTACGTATCCGGCGTCGGGTACTTCCCAAGGCTGTTGCATCCGACACGAGCCCGCGCGAGGACCAGTCGCGCGGGCTCATCCCTTTCGTGGCCCCCAGTCTCCCGCCCACCCACCGGAGACCGCGACTTTCTGACCGGCCCCCTCCCGGTCACGGCCAACATCTCACGCACTTCCACGGGGACGCACTGCGGGATGAACCTGACGGTGGATCACGAAACTACGTGGGCGCCCACACTCGGGCACAAATATCCTTCGATCGATAGCGCAGAACGACGCCGACTACTCTGCAACGTGTGCAGCGCGATGCGCGCGCCTGTCGACACTCGTGGGTGAGGAGGTCGACGCCACGCTCGCCGACGAGGGTATCGCGCTGCACGAGAGCGCCGTTGCCGAAGAGACCCGATGGCGTGCCTCCACGCTTGCTGCATTGGCGCAGGGACCACTGCCTTCACCCACAGTCGATCTGGATGACCCCGCGACGCTGCCAGGATGGTGAGATGCACTGAAGCAGTGCAAGACACCAGTGCGGCGGCGGAGCCTCAAGGAGTAACAGCGCGATGGATAGCATCCACGAGTTTCAACAGGCCCTTGCCGGCCTATCGGACAGAGCCCTAGCGGCGTTGATGTGCGCATCCGCGGAACGGCTGTTGCCTGTCTATGACGCCGCCGGAAGCGGAGACCCCGACGTACTCCGAGAGGCCGTTACAAAGGCCTGGCTGTGGGTTGACGGTGGCGCTCTCCCAGACGTGGAGGATTGCTACGGGACGCTCGATGAATACGCCGAGGCGCACTACTCAGATGGTGACGAGATTCTCGGAGGCATCTGCGCGAGCGTGTTGGCCGCCCTCGACGCCGTTCGTCGTCACGCCAGTGCTGAGGCTTGCCGCGATGCCGTTGCGCGAGGGTTGTTGGGAGCAGCCGAAGTTGCCAGACATGTGGATGCGGCCCTCGAGGACGCAGGCGATGAGCCCGTCGCGGAGGTTGAAGACGACTCGTGGCGCGCTGCCGCACTCGCACTGGTGCACGCGACCTCCGCCGAGCCGTGGGGACAGCGCCTAGCGGCCCTCCGCGGCGCGCCGCCGTGGGTGCAGACCTACTTGGGCGGGTGCATGGAGGCATGAACACCACCAACGTGATGCTCGTCGACACGGGGCGGTGGAGCCTGACGACGTGAACAATGCTGGGCGCCGAGCAGTTCCCGTGGTTCCCGTGAGCGGAACCGCTAGTCACCATCACCACACTCTCGGTCACTCAAGTGCGAACTCGGTCCGCACACGCGTCTCGCCCGCAACGACTACCCCGGTGACAACCGGCGCGATGGCAACCGCGCCCACCTTCGCGAGCGCGAAATCGACGAACGAAGGCGCCAAGACACACAGGCGCGCAACGACGCCCTCGTGCTCGCCGACGAGCTGACGGCGCAACCTTCGCGACCTCCGGGCGCGGGAGGAGTCGCCGCGTGGGACCACGCGCTACGACGCCGCGCACCGGCTGAGCGCTGTGACGCACGCGGACGGCCGGCAAGACGGTTTGTGCGCTGCGAGCAGGCGCGCATTGAGAACTGAATAGGGCGAGCGAACTGGGCTAAAGCGCGGGACGCTGGCGGCGCGTACACGCAGGCAGCTGCGACCAGGAGTCTGACCCTGCTCGAGGGAGCGGCTGGTGGGCGTCGTGGACTACGCGGAGCGCACGCTGCGCGTGGCGTGGGACCGCGAGGGGCTGCTGCGCTCTGTGGTGTGGCTGACGCCCGAGGGACAGCGGCAGCTGCTGGTGTACGAGTACGACCGCTACGGGTTCTTGCTGGGCGGCAAGGACGCTTACGGCAAGGCGTTTGCGTTCAGCTACGACGACGCCGGCTACATGACCCGCAAGGTCAACCGGCGCGGGCACGCCTTCGAGTACGCGTACGACGGCGCCGGGCGTTGCACGCGGGCGCGCGGCGAGCACGGCGAGGTGGCGCTGCTGCTGACGTACCTGCCCACGAAGCAGTGCACGCTGGTGACGCACGAAGAGAACGGCGCGCAGTGGTGGTACCGGTACGAGCCCACGGGGACGCTGCTGGAGATTGAAGACCCGTACGGCGGCATCCGGTCGTTCCAGCTCGACGAGCGCGGGCAGCCGGTCGCGGAAGTGGACGCGACCGGACAGGTGTACCCGTACGTGCGCGACGCGGCGGGTGCGGTGCTCGGCAAGCGCGACCCCACGGGGCACGTGCGCCCGCTGGACGCGGCTCCGCACGAAGTGGCTGCGGCGCTCGAGTACGAAGGCCCCGAGGTGGCGCTCGAGTGGGAGCACGGCCGGCTGGTGCCGTTGGGCTTCGACGTGCCGTGGTCGGGCTCGTTGCCGCCGCAGGTGCCGGCCGCGGCGCGGGCCGCGCTGGCGGGTGCGGAGGTGGCGGGGGTCGAGCGGGAAGATCGCGACGCGTTCGACACGCTGGTGCGCGTGGAGAAGTCGATGGGGGGCGAGGTGCTGCGGCGCACGTACCGCTACGACGGCACCGGGAACCTCGAGCGCTACACGGACTTCGACGGGGGCACGTGGGAGTACGTGTTCCGGGAGTGGACGGCGTGTGTCGAGGCGCACGACCCGCTGGGCGGGGTGACGCGCTTCGAGCGCAGCGGCTGGAACGACCTCTTGGCGGTGGTGGACCCCGGCGGCACCGAGAGCCGCTACGAGTACGACCTGAAGCGGCGGCTGGTGACGGTGTCGCGGCACGACAAGGTGCGCGAGCGCTACACGTACGACGCGGTGGACCGGCTGAGCGCGAAGCTGCGTGAGGACGGCACGCCGCTGGTGCAGTACACGCACGGCCCGGGCGCGTTGCTGCAGAAGCGCGCGACGTGCGACGGGCAGCAAGAGACGTTCGAGCACGACGCGCGGGGGTACAAGACGCTCGCCGCGAACGCCGCGGGCGAGTGCCGCTTCGAGCACACGGCGGCGGGTCGTCGCAAGGCGGACCTGCGCGACGACGAGGGCGTGCGTGTGCGCTTCGCGGGCGAGCGCGTGCTGGGCATCCAGACGCTGGGCGTGGGGGTGCAGTACCACTACCCGAGCGGCGACACCGTGCTGGTGGTGGACCCGACGGACCGGGTGCACCGCGTGCAGCGGCTGGGCGCGGGCATCGTGCAGCGGGACCTGGCGAGCGGCGTGACGGAGGTCTCGCAGCACGACGGGCGCGGGCACTGCCTGAGCAAGACGCGCTTCCGCGGTGGGGCGGACCGCGTGGAGCGCCCGTGGACGCGCCGCTTCTGGCGCTCGGGTGAAGGGGACCTCCGAGCGCGGGAGGATTCGCTGCGCGGGACCACGCGCTACGCGTACGACGCCGCGCACCGGCTCGCGACGGTCACGCACGCGGACGGACGGCAAGAGGCGTACACGCACGACGCGGCCGGCAACCTGCGCGCAAAGCCGGGCCTGCGCGACGCGCACGTGGGCGGGCGCGACGACGGGCTGGTGCAGCTGGACCGCGGCAACCGGCTGTACCGCGCGAACGGCGACCGGTTCGAGTACGACGAGCGGGACCACGTCCAGTCTCGGTCGGGAACGTGGGGCAAGCTGGTCTACGAGCACGACGCGCTCGACCGCTTGCGGCGCATCTCGTTCGCGGCGGCCGAAGCGGGCGAGGCCTACCCGCCGGGACACCCTGCGTACGGGCTGGAGATACACCGCTACGGCGCGCCTGAGACGGTGTGGGAAGCGGACTACGACGCGCTCGGCCGGCGCACCGAGGTGCGCGCCTATGGACGCGACGCGGACGGCGCGCGGGTGTGCGAGCGCAGCCGGTTCTGGTGGTACGGGGACAGGCTCGCAGCGGAGGAGGGTCCGGCGGGGTCACTGCGTGTGTATGTGTACATCGACGAGCGCGCGCTGGTGCCGTTCATGGCGGTGGACTACGCGTCGCGCGAAGAAGCCACCGAGCGCCCAGAGGATGGCGAGCGCTACTACTACTTCACCGACCACCGGGGCTGCCCCGAGCGCGTGGAGGACGACGATGGCGAGGTCGTGTGGGAAGCCACCGTGCATCCGTACGGCGAGTGCGAAGTGCACGTCGGCGCGGACTTCCACCAGCCGCTGCGCTTCCCCGGGCACTACCACGACGCGACCACGGGCCTGCACTGCAACCGGTTCCGATACTACTCGCCGGAGCTCGGTCGGTACCTCGAGAGCGACCCGGTCGGCATCCAGGGCGGGCTCAACCTGTACGGCTACTGCGCCGATGGGAACCCGCTGCGTGACGTGGATCTGCGCGGGCTCAACAAGCCCTGTCCTGGGAACTGCCCGCAGCAGACCCCGCCTGAGGAAGGCGCCGCGGCCGAGGGCACGGACCCACCACAGGCGGGCGGCGATGCGAGTGCGCCTCGTCGGACGGATGATGAAGCGCTCGGGTCGGACGACCACCTCACGCCAGAGCAGCGACGGCACTTCCGCCGTCGCATTATCGCTGCGCAAACCGCTGGCGACGCAGCCGGCGCCCGACAGGCGCGCTATGACCGCAACTGCACATCGCGTGACAATCGAGGAATGCCGCACCGTGACCCAGCCGCATGGCAAGCTGACGCCACCCGCGCACAAGCCAACCGTGACGGCTCTCGTGGACCCGAGCGAGATGGTCGCGAGGCGCTGGGGCGGCACTTGGGTGCGGAGATCGGCGACAACAACTCCGGTACAACCGACCGCACAGGCGGCACCCGTCCCGACGGTCTCGGACGCCGCCCCGATGGGACACCGATCATCCATGACCACAAGCACTCCCGCACCGACAACCCAAACAACCCGCAGGCCGTATCGAACACGCCTCAGATGGACGCTCAGCGCGGATTGGGGGGCGAGCATCACGTCACGCTCACCAGCGACCATCCCGACCTAGGTGGGACCCCACCTCGACCCCGCCCGACTGGCCCGCTGGCAAGCGGCGGCACCAACGTGCACTACGTGGAGACTGCTCCGCCGCCAGGTGGCGGCGATCCGATCCCGACGGTGACCCACTCATGGAGCGATGGTCGGGAAGGACGACCGCTTGGTTGGCAACCCGTCACGCACGGCACCGGCGCCAGCCGCGTTGAGTGGAACGCCGCCTCCCGCCAGTGGGTCCCTGCACCCGAATGACGCTCACCATCTTTCACTTCCGACTCAACCCAACGCACTCATGACCATTGCGCAAATCATCCTTCAGGGGCCACCCGTCCTCCGAGACCCCAACACCCTCACTACGCTGCTCCAGTGCCTAGCCGACGCAGGGTGGGAGCCGACGAAGTGGTCCGCGACGGAGCGCGGCGGCGTGCCCTACGTGTTGGACGACGCTGTTGCGAGGATGCGAGCTGGCGCCTACTCTCTCTACTTCAAACGGAACCGCGCCCCCAAGTGGGATGGATACTTCAACACTTCAGGACCTACATCTATCCTCGTCCTGGAGCCCGCCTCGGTCCCTCTCGGCCGCATGACCGAACACTGGGCTCTTGGAGACGCGCTGGCCAACATCCTCACCCCTGACTTCGGCGATGTGGCCGCGCTCCCCTGGGACCCGGTTCCGTTTCCCACGACGGTCGAGGAATACACCGACCCTGACTCAGCCGCGCTGAGACTCATGCGGGGCTGCGCTGGCGGCTTCTTTCAAGGAGGCATCATTGCGCTCTCCACGCGCACGTACTTCGGGCCAAACTACATCGCGCAGTTTGGACGTGAGTTCTTGCTTGAAACGCCGGCGATCGTGACGGAGCTTCCCTGGGGCGGCATCCGCATCGACCTGCATGAGCGGCCCTGGGAAGCGACCCAGCAGGAGCTTCTCGCGGTTTACCACCCCGCGATGACACACCTCCGGCGCTCGCCAGTGGTTACGACGTTCAAGGCACGAACACGGGCAGATGGAACACTCGCAGTCGACGTGAAGAAGGGCCCCGCCTTCAAGATGGTGGACTACCGAAAGCCGGCCCCGCATGTCTGACGCCTCCTTGGTTCCGGACCCGGCTGCGGTCGCGCTGCTGAACCCTGCAGTGGGCGCGGACAATCCCGTGGAGGAGCTCTCTTTCGCGGACGCGCAGCTGCCGATGTCAGCGCTGCCGCGCCTCAACCTCCGCTACTCGGGTGGCAGCGGGGTCGACTTCCGCGGCTCGGACCTGACCGAGAGCCAGTTCTGCGAGTGTGGCTTCCCGGCGAGCGACTTTCGCTGGGCCGTGCTCGACTTCGCGTGGGCGTTCGACACCTCGTTCGCCGAGTCCAAGTTCGACGAGGTCGAAGCCGCCGGTCTAGAACTCGTCAGCTGCGACCTACGCGGCTCCTCGTGGACCGCAGCACAGCTCGCTGGTGCACGTTGGCGCTGGTCCCTGGCTGACACCTACCCCCACGTCGAGCGCGCCGACTTCACGGGCGCCGACTTCACCAAGGCCGAGCTCACCGGCGGGCGCTTCGGGGGGGCATCGTTCAAGGACGTCACCTTTGTGGACGCGACCCTCGTCGACTGCGACTTCCGCGGCGCGTGCATAGATGGTGCGTGCTTCGACGGTGCGACCCTCCAAGAGGTGAAGTTCGACCCAGGTCGAGGGCCCACCAGCTAGCGGACTTCACGCTCCAGCGAGCGCATGGCATGCGATCCCGCAGCAGCGTTGACAACCGAAGCGGACTGCGACCTCCCCCGCTCCAACAGCCCAGATGCGTGCACAGGAAGAATCAAGGGGTTCCTGATCCGGCGAGCGGTGTGGACCGCGACGGATCAACCGTAGACCGCCCCCTCTCGAGGTCGTGCGGCCAGGTCCGTCGCAGCCTCCGCAGCTGGCACGAGCCTGGTTGAACTGAACGCGCTCGGCACATGCTCGAGGACGAGCGTCGCGTGGTGGACGAACTGGAGAGGACCACCCACGACGAGGATGTCGACCAGGGTCTGGTTCAGGACCACGCGCGCTGACGGTCCCCGAGGTCGCGCGCCCGACGACGCAGGCCGACGCCAACATCAACATGCTGGTGGCCAGCCTGAACACGAGCACGGCGGCCGTGGTGACGCCGCCCAACCCCGAGCACGGGGCGCTCGGCGTGGCGCAGTCCGTGTTGGGCGGGGTGCTGGGGTTGGTGGGCGCCCCCTTCGACCTCATGGACACCGGCATCGCGATGGCCGCCAACGCGGTGTTCGGCAACGGCGTGGCGCTGCCTGCGCTGACGCTGGGCGCCATGCACGTGGGCAGCATGCACGGGCACCTGCACCCGCCCAGCCTGATCCCACCTGCGCCCATGGTGCCCCTGCCCAGCCTCGGCGTCGCGCAGCTGGCCTCCTGCGCGTCCGTGCTGATCGGCGGCATGCCCGCCATCCGGGCCGGGGACATGGGCGTGGCGCTCACGTGCGTCTCGCTCGCGCCGGTGTTCGAGATCGGGACGGGCTCCAGCAACGTGTTCATCGGAGGCGCCCGGGCGGGTCGCGCGATGGACCTCACGCTGCACTGCAACCCGATGGGCGGGGG is drawn from Sandaracinaceae bacterium and contains these coding sequences:
- the tnpB gene encoding IS66 family insertion sequence element accessory protein TnpB, whose protein sequence is MIPADIEVFVALDPVSLHKSFDTLAGEVQERVGRSPRTGGLFIFFNRRRTALKAIFADGTGLCIFYKRLDRGRFQLPEPIDEGRVVELSEDQLDVLLDGIELPPPRARAKRNTTPSVH
- a CDS encoding RHS domain-containing protein encodes the protein MGVVDYAERTLRVAWDREGLLRSVVWLTPEGQRQLLVYEYDRYGFLLGGKDAYGKAFAFSYDDAGYMTRKVNRRGHAFEYAYDGAGRCTRARGEHGEVALLLTYLPTKQCTLVTHEENGAQWWYRYEPTGTLLEIEDPYGGIRSFQLDERGQPVAEVDATGQVYPYVRDAAGAVLGKRDPTGHVRPLDAAPHEVAAALEYEGPEVALEWEHGRLVPLGFDVPWSGSLPPQVPAAARAALAGAEVAGVEREDRDAFDTLVRVEKSMGGEVLRRTYRYDGTGNLERYTDFDGGTWEYVFREWTACVEAHDPLGGVTRFERSGWNDLLAVVDPGGTESRYEYDLKRRLVTVSRHDKVRERYTYDAVDRLSAKLREDGTPLVQYTHGPGALLQKRATCDGQQETFEHDARGYKTLAANAAGECRFEHTAAGRRKADLRDDEGVRVRFAGERVLGIQTLGVGVQYHYPSGDTVLVVDPTDRVHRVQRLGAGIVQRDLASGVTEVSQHDGRGHCLSKTRFRGGADRVERPWTRRFWRSGEGDLRAREDSLRGTTRYAYDAAHRLATVTHADGRQEAYTHDAAGNLRAKPGLRDAHVGGRDDGLVQLDRGNRLYRANGDRFEYDERDHVQSRSGTWGKLVYEHDALDRLRRISFAAAEAGEAYPPGHPAYGLEIHRYGAPETVWEADYDALGRRTEVRAYGRDADGARVCERSRFWWYGDRLAAEEGPAGSLRVYVYIDERALVPFMAVDYASREEATERPEDGERYYYFTDHRGCPERVEDDDGEVVWEATVHPYGECEVHVGADFHQPLRFPGHYHDATTGLHCNRFRYYSPELGRYLESDPVGIQGGLNLYGYCADGNPLRDVDLRGLNKPCPGNCPQQTPPEEGAAAEGTDPPQAGGDASAPRRTDDEALGSDDHLTPEQRRHFRRRIIAAQTAGDAAGARQARYDRNCTSRDNRGMPHRDPAAWQADATRAQANRDGSRGPERDGREALGRHLGAEIGDNNSGTTDRTGGTRPDGLGRRPDGTPIIHDHKHSRTDNPNNPQAVSNTPQMDAQRGLGGEHHVTLTSDHPDLGGTPPRPRPTGPLASGGTNVHYVETAPPPGGGDPIPTVTHSWSDGREGRPLGWQPVTHGTGASRVEWNAASRQWVPAPE
- a CDS encoding pentapeptide repeat-containing protein, with amino-acid sequence MSDASLVPDPAAVALLNPAVGADNPVEELSFADAQLPMSALPRLNLRYSGGSGVDFRGSDLTESQFCECGFPASDFRWAVLDFAWAFDTSFAESKFDEVEAAGLELVSCDLRGSSWTAAQLAGARWRWSLADTYPHVERADFTGADFTKAELTGGRFGGASFKDVTFVDATLVDCDFRGACIDGACFDGATLQEVKFDPGRGPTS